TATGCTTTGAGGGAAGATCACAGGATcatataaaaaacatattttccaaCCAAATAATTTTAATCACTAGAAATAAGACCAAATATATGATAAGTATAATAAGAATTTTAATTAATACCCCTTCTGGTCACATTAAGAAGTTAATAAAAAATTGATATTCACTTTTTATAACCACTAACATGTTGAATCTATATTTTATATCACTTGGTTTTTATGACTTATATGTCAGAAGTTGCCCTTGATGCAGAATATGGGGGTTACATTTAGTTCTGTTCCCAATATTCACATTAAAATTGACCATTGGAGCCAGAATCCAGtgctttctattaattttttcaacaCAGGGCCAGCAGTGTCAATTCTCATTTTATATAGGAGTAAttggattcttttttatttaatagtatTATCTGAGTCCCTAGGCAATCTCCACATTTTCACTCTTTGGGTAAAATTTTGAGTGGAGTCTTGGCTAATGAAtctgtttgtctttctttccccagggaatcagatttttatttggaaaatcttGTTGTCATGCTTGGGGACTgggatctagaaacaaacatattcAGCGTGAAGGTCTTCAGAGACCTCAGGCACTTGAAAAACTCCAGCATGCTTCGAGCAGGAACCTTGGGCTGGGCCTGGCCAGATCTCTCTACCTGGGTAGGTTACaccaaatattttacttcttagtAAGCGTCATGTAAAAATCAAGTATCTTTGAGGATTTACCAATTTAAATCAGGCTTAGGACTGAAATGATATCTAATGTGTCTTCTTTTCCAAGTAATTCAAGTATCTGCCCACTGATTTCTTACTGGAAGTGACAGCGATACAACATAGTGTCCAGCATCTCTATTGATAGACTAGACAGCTTGAACATTTATACTAAATAATGAATAGTCATTACAGTTAGTATATTTCACTTTAAtatgaaaagtaattttttttctgccttagaAATGCTAcatgaaaagggaagtatcttatGTGTCTCCGATGCATATGgtttgatgtttaaaaaaaggGCTTTCAAAACTACTTGACACTGATGAAAATGAGCTTTTCTTCTTGCATTCCCTGGGGTGAAAAATCCTAGGATGAAGAGATTCCCTGGTACTAATAGTCAGTCTCCCTGATGGATGCCAAAAACTCATATTGAGATTCAGTGcttgtctcaaaccagaccagtgtCTCAACAAGCTTAACACAAATTCTACAATTAGACATCAATGAAATATAGCCTTGAAATCTTCTCAGAAGCTATTTAAGAGTTAATTTGCAACATAACACCTCATCCAAAGGGTGACACTTTTTACAGTGAAATTGACGCTGAAATTATTAAcattagatatatttttatttattttatattgagaTTCATGATATCGGTAGacctataaatatttcttttcaaaaactaattaaaaaaacttttgtgAAAAATTATAATAGCTCTTAACAGGAAAATTCTAACtcgaaaaatattctaaaagaaagAAGACCCAACAGGAGAAAACTGGGCCCCGTTCTAAGGAAACTTTACATCAATGGCATATACTTGCTGAAATAATAATCAACTCCACCTCTGCCCTCAGTCATGCTTCAGAAGAGGAGAAATTAATAATGGATAAAGATATTAAGTATTTGCAAAGTCTCTTCCTTCCCTGAGCTAATTGCACAAATTCAGAGTAGGCCGTAAATAATGGCTGTTGTTCatgatgttctttttttgttgttaaattaaGGGTGTCTATGGAATAGAAATGTCAGAATGAACAATGCACTGAGTTGCTTTGTTTGCGGCAACcaaacaggaaatattttgatCAAAGTAATTGTTACCACAGTGTTTTAAATCATAAGCTTGCCTGCTTATAAGACATGCAGTTCTTTTTAAGTGCAGTGGCAAGAAACAAAAGATAGAGAACAGATGCTGCACACAATCAGGTCAGTTTCTCAGACTCATATTTGATGTATTTAGTAATGTAtcacaacaaagaaacattgaagaTTTAAGAGATAATCTGACTGCAAGACAGcatgttttgtttgttaaaaAAGTAGCTAGATATTGTAGgtcccagttttttaaaaaaaatatgcagTAGTATAATTCATTTGCTATTTCTGTATTAACTGTAAAAGCACTCAGTAAGGTAGAATGAATTACTGGATTAAGAACCCTCATTGAAAATCATTCAGAGCATGCTAATAACAAAAACTGAAGGTAACATCCATTTTGCATTCACTTGGTACCAGGctgtataaaaaaaaatctatttgtgtgcattatctcatttaatttgaaTAATACAGGAATACAATGCTTGGTAAAAATCACCTAGGTATTAATTTGTAGACTAAAACCAATCACATAAacaatcacaaaaacaaaatcataaaaacatgAAGTTTAGACCAATGTCTACATTGTATTTTTGAGTAATTTTGAGTATTAATTGGTAGACTAACACAATCAcagaaacaaaatcataaaaccaTGCAGTTTAGAACAATGTCTTACATAgtctttttgagaaattttacTTCATTGAGACTCAATTTTCTTATTAGACATGAAAATAATTACCATCTACCTATATTCTAGGGTGTTCCTGCAGAATAACTATTTCAAAATTCCTAGCATAATTCTCATTACATGttactttctaaataaatattaacagcCTTCCCCACTCGTTTTTCTTTACAAGTGTAATAAATCAAAGTAATCTAACTTTGACAAATAAAAGTTGTAAtaggaattaaataaaacaactttaacaatttaaaatgaaaaagtacaaGCTAGAAAGGGGAGAGTAGGACTTCTGGAACAAAATACTAGAGAAGAATATGAGTAAGAGAAGTCACAATGATAGGACAGGACTGGCTTACTTAGCAGAAGTAATGAAATGTGATTAAGTAAAGAGGATTCTGACTTTCAGAATTATactcagaaggaaaaatattgaaGGGTAGGCCTACTTCTGCACAGCTGAAGCAACAATATGTGGTAGAAACTGATAAAGCAAAATCCAGAATACTGAAAGTGTTTCCCATTGAAATGTTGAAATTCCCAAGGATTATTAATGACAAGGTATGGGCTGGGGAAGTCACCAGTGGAAGCTAAGGAAAAGATAACTGGTGGTCACTCTGTCTCATCAACTTCTTAAAGGCTGCTCTCTCTTATCACTggaaacacagaaacacacaaataaaaattgtaagtaataaattacatgtgtatgtatgtgtgtatatatcatatgCTAATCTATGCATATAGTACATGTGAATATACATTAATATCAAATGCACATATATTCATCCAATATCATATGCTAATATAGTTGATAAAtgcataataataaaacataataaacaaatatgtattcaCTCAATATAAACTATATCCAATAGTGAATACATAAATTGCTCATCCAAACAGttttcagacttttcttttttttttttttttttttttttttgagacggagtctcgctctgtcgcccaggctggagtgcagtggggcgatcccggctcactgcaagctccgccttccgggttcacgccgttctcctgcctcagcctcctgagtagctgggactacaggtgcccgccactgcgcccggctaattttttgtattttttagtagagacggggtttcaccgtgttagtcaggttgtgctcgatctgctgaccttctgatccgccctccttggtctccccaaagtgctgagatcacaggcgtgagccaccgcgcccggccagttttaaGACTCTTAATTGTCTggtgagtttttatttctgaagtttATGAAAACATGGGGAGAAAAACAATTAGGTTCTGAAACTTTTAAGggtttgtaaaacaaaataaactcatttcaaatgaaatatttaacaacCTAGCATCTAATAGAAACATCAATTTTATCATCCATTAATTTCCTTCAACTTTCTCAGGTAAAAGATGAAGGCAGCAATACCAATGGCTTCAGGAAATCTCACATGGGTGACTGAGTTCATTCTTGTGGGAGTCTCAGATGATCCTGAGCTCCAGATTCCTCTCTTCCTGGTCTTCCTGGTGCTCTATGTGCTGACGGTGGTAGGGAACCTGGGCATCATCACCCTCACCAGTGTTGACTCTGGACTTCAAACCCCCATGTACTTTTTCCTCCGACATTTGGCTATCATCAATCTTTGCAATTCTACTGTCATCACCCCTAAAATGCTGATTAACTTCCTGGTTACCAGGAAAACCATATCTTACTATGGATGTGCAGCCCAACTGGGTGGATTCTTGGTTTTCATTGTGGCTGAGATTTTCATGCTGGCTGCAATGGGTTATGACCGCTACGTGGCTATTTGCAACCCTCTGCTTTATGCAGTAGTGGTGTCTCCAAAGGTATGTCATCTGCTGGTGTCCCTCACATACCTTCAGAGTCTTATCACAGCACTGactgtctcttcctgtgtgtTCTCTGTGTCATACTGTTCTTCCAACATCATCAACCATTTTTACTGTGACGATGTCCCTTTGCTAGCATTGTCCTGTTCTGATACCTACATTCCAGAAACAGCAGTGTTTATCTTTTCAGGGaccaatttgtttttctctatgaTCGTTGTTCTGATATCCTACTTCAACATTGTTATTACCATTTTGAGGATACGTTCCGCAGAAGGACGACAAAAAGCCTTTTCCACGTGTGCTTCTCACATGATAGCTGTGGTTGTGTTCTATGGGACTCtccttttcatgtatttgcaaCCAAGGAGTAATCACTCATTAGATACTGACAAAATGGCCTCGGTCTTCTACACCCTGGTCATACCAATGCTGAACCCCCTAATTTACAGCCTAAGGAACAAAAACGTGAAAGATGCACTAAAGAGATTCCTAGATAACCCATGCCGATCACTCAAACTAATGTAAATTTAAAGCTAAAACTATCCTCCTCtagtgcttttcatttttttcctgaaaactgctatttaaaaaaaaaaaaaaagtggcaagaAATTGTTAGAAATTCCATTCATTTTAGTGGAAAATGTTTAATTGTTCTTATGTCAACCTCACATAcccaaacaagaaaacaatgtctataaataataaaaaataatttgcaaataatcACAGTTTGTAGACAACTTATAGATAAAATGTAAGCCACTagagggttttaaaaataatttccaaacaaGGAAGAGAAAGCGTGGTAGTGCGTGCGGAGGTATGTGGCATCATTTCTTGGAAGGTGGTCAAAACACTGATCATCCTCCTTGCAAGAGACATATTTTGTTCAGctactaaaaattatatttttagttttgtagcaTTTATCCATCAAGTTCAACTTTTGTGGAACTATTTTTatcttgtatttaaaaataaatttttatcacAGAAAAACTACACGTGGAAATA
Above is a genomic segment from Chlorocebus sabaeus isolate Y175 chromosome 1, mChlSab1.0.hap1, whole genome shotgun sequence containing:
- the LOC103235707 gene encoding olfactory receptor 8J2 yields the protein MKAAIPMASGNLTWVTEFILVGVSDDPELQIPLFLVFLVLYVLTVVGNLGIITLTSVDSGLQTPMYFFLRHLAIINLCNSTVITPKMLINFLVTRKTISYYGCAAQLGGFLVFIVAEIFMLAAMGYDRYVAICNPLLYAVVVSPKVCHLLVSLTYLQSLITALTVSSCVFSVSYCSSNIINHFYCDDVPLLALSCSDTYIPETAVFIFSGTNLFFSMIVVLISYFNIVITILRIRSAEGRQKAFSTCASHMIAVVVFYGTLLFMYLQPRSNHSLDTDKMASVFYTLVIPMLNPLIYSLRNKNVKDALKRFLDNPCRSLKLM